A DNA window from Ctenopharyngodon idella isolate HZGC_01 chromosome 10, HZGC01, whole genome shotgun sequence contains the following coding sequences:
- the tsc22d2 gene encoding TSC22 domain family protein 2 isoform X2, translating to MSKMPSKKKSCFQITSVTQAQVAANSITDDTESLDDPDESRTEDMSSSEIYDMSKGGDFEPEACDVSLSDEPLHNEAETAGASAQDVPITTVPGSRNTSAVHINPNVRAVSGAAGQMSPASVSSQTSPLVASNTPSSTSQASSVSSSATVSSCSSRFRVIKLDHGTGEPFKRGRWTCTEFYERDTDASSSGRTADNIKHAGTTDHSADRDGLGVTGGSVAAHISLSTLAAEPHTDSGYVSAPSNPPVDLQKQTFGILQQGLGLVAQNLFGDAHAQHVKSPSMPSTAQPQPFYPGKQAQKPGQILQAVVPSNQADYRLQNQTPGSLAQTVSMTSLPLMTPLNQGPSPVMTPAAGSTHVLGLVPQPVDGRGLPISQPEHVQGLLQQSSINAALGTVSATAVASQAPVPLIQPAVTVSVSPHAVVPGVQNVPVVMSSASNTPQSMPKQTPVPVVPPQQNQPQVVHSGSVVGLGAQTTPTIFSQLPTGIAQADENQRKSDMLLQSSVLIGKDAIKPLNPEGLQLPTPAVNSLFGIAIPIDGDEDRNPSTAFYQAFPNGRSKAISDGYDHCVCIILHS from the exons ATGTCTAAAATGCCGTCGAAAAAGAAGAGCTGCTTCCAGATCACGAGCGTAACGCAGGCGCAGGTGGCGGCAAACAGCATCACGGACGACACAGAGAGTTTGGACGACCCGGACGAGTCAAGAACTGAGGACATGTCTTCCTCTGAGATATATGACATGTCCAAAGGTGGGGATTTCGAGCCGGAAGCGTGTGACGTCAGTTTGTCGGACGAACCCCTACATAACGAAGCTGAAACAGCTGGCGCGAGCGCCCAAGATGTTCCCATAACGACGGTACCTGGTTCTCGTAATACAAGTGCTGTTCACATAAACCCAAATGTTCGTGCAGTCAGTGGGGCAGCTGGCCAAATGAGCCCTGCCTCCGTATCTTCCCAGACTTCACCTTTAGTTGCATCTAACACACCATCCAGCACGTCACAGGCATCATCAGTTAGCAGTTCTGCCACAGTAAGTAGTTGCAGTTCCCGATTCAGGGTCATCAAATTAGATCATGGTACAGGTGAACCCTTTAAAAGAGGTAGGTGGACTTGCACTGAGTTTTATGAACGAGATACGGATGCTTCCTCGTCTGGTCGGACTGCAGATAATATTAAACATGCTGGCACCACAGACCACAGCGCGGACAGGGATGGACTAGGAGTCACAGGAGGTTCGGTGGCTGCACATATTTCGCTTTCAACACTTGCAGCAGAACCACATACTGATAGTGGTTATGTATCTGCACCATCAAACCCTCCTGTGGACCTTCAAAAGCAAACTTTTGGCATTTTGCAGCAGGGATTAGGGCTTGTAGCCCAGAACCTTTTCGGTGATGCCCATGCTCAACATGTCAAATCTCCCAGCATGCCTTCTACAGCTCAGCCACAGCCATTTTACCCAGGTAAACAGGCACAGAAACCTGGCCAGATACTTCAGGCTGTTGTTCCATCTAATCAGGCTGACTATAGATTGCAGAATCAAACTCCTGGCTCTCTAGCCCAGACTGTCTCAATGACTTCTCTTCCGCTTATGACCCCACTGAACCAGGGCCCGTCACCTGTCATGACTCCAGCAGCAGGAAGCACTCATGTGCTTGGATTAGTTCCTCAGCCTGTGGATGGCAGAGGGCTTCCCATCAGCCAGCCGGAGCATGTTCAGGGGCTTTTACAGCAGTCCAGCATCAACGCCGCTCTAGGGACTGTGTCAGCCACAGCTGTTGCTTCACAGGCACCAGTGCCGCTCATTCAGCCAGCAGTAACTGTGTCTGTCAGCCCCCATGCTGTGGTCCCTGGTGTGCAAAATGTGCCTGTTGTTATGTCCAGTGCCTCTAATACCCCCCAGAGCATGCCAAAACAGACTCCGGTCCCTGTTGTACCGCCCCAACAGAACCAGCCTCAGGTAGTCCACAGCGGTTCAGTAGTAGGACTGGGTGCACAGACTACCCCCACTATCTTTAGCCAGCTTCCCACTGGCATTGCCCAGGCCGATGAGAACCAGAGGAAGTCTGATATGCTGCTTCAGAGTTCTGTTCTCATAGGAAAAGATGCCATCAAACCCCTGAATCCTGAGGGCTTGCAGCTTCCCACACCTGCTGTCAACAGCCTGTTTGGAATAGCTATTCCTATTGATGGGGATGAGGACAG GAACCCCTCTACAGCTTTCTATCAAGCCTTTCCAAATGGCAGGTCAAAGGCCATCAGTGATGGGTATGAtcactgtgtgtgtattatattgCACTCTTGA
- the tsc22d2 gene encoding TSC22 domain family protein 2 isoform X4 — protein MSKMPSKKKSCFQITSVTQAQVAANSITDDTESLDDPDESRTEDMSSSEIYDMSKGGDFEPEACDVSLSDEPLHNEAETAGASAQDVPITTVPGSRNTSAVHINPNVRAVSGAAGQMSPASVSSQTSPLVASNTPSSTSQASSVSSSATVSSCSSRFRVIKLDHGTGEPFKRGRWTCTEFYERDTDASSSGRTADNIKHAGTTDHSADRDGLGVTGGSVAAHISLSTLAAEPHTDSGYVSAPSNPPVDLQKQTFGILQQGLGLVAQNLFGDAHAQHVKSPSMPSTAQPQPFYPGKQAQKPGQILQAVVPSNQADYRLQNQTPGSLAQTVSMTSLPLMTPLNQGPSPVMTPAAGSTHVLGLVPQPVDGRGLPISQPEHVQGLLQQSSINAALGTVSATAVASQAPVPLIQPAVTVSVSPHAVVPGVQNVPVVMSSASNTPQSMPKQTPVPVVPPQQNQPQVVHSGSVVGLGAQTTPTIFSQLPTGIAQADENQRKSDMLLQSSVLIGKDAIKPLNPEGLQLPTPAVNSLFGIAIPIDGDEDRADLSDTQTRT, from the exons ATGTCTAAAATGCCGTCGAAAAAGAAGAGCTGCTTCCAGATCACGAGCGTAACGCAGGCGCAGGTGGCGGCAAACAGCATCACGGACGACACAGAGAGTTTGGACGACCCGGACGAGTCAAGAACTGAGGACATGTCTTCCTCTGAGATATATGACATGTCCAAAGGTGGGGATTTCGAGCCGGAAGCGTGTGACGTCAGTTTGTCGGACGAACCCCTACATAACGAAGCTGAAACAGCTGGCGCGAGCGCCCAAGATGTTCCCATAACGACGGTACCTGGTTCTCGTAATACAAGTGCTGTTCACATAAACCCAAATGTTCGTGCAGTCAGTGGGGCAGCTGGCCAAATGAGCCCTGCCTCCGTATCTTCCCAGACTTCACCTTTAGTTGCATCTAACACACCATCCAGCACGTCACAGGCATCATCAGTTAGCAGTTCTGCCACAGTAAGTAGTTGCAGTTCCCGATTCAGGGTCATCAAATTAGATCATGGTACAGGTGAACCCTTTAAAAGAGGTAGGTGGACTTGCACTGAGTTTTATGAACGAGATACGGATGCTTCCTCGTCTGGTCGGACTGCAGATAATATTAAACATGCTGGCACCACAGACCACAGCGCGGACAGGGATGGACTAGGAGTCACAGGAGGTTCGGTGGCTGCACATATTTCGCTTTCAACACTTGCAGCAGAACCACATACTGATAGTGGTTATGTATCTGCACCATCAAACCCTCCTGTGGACCTTCAAAAGCAAACTTTTGGCATTTTGCAGCAGGGATTAGGGCTTGTAGCCCAGAACCTTTTCGGTGATGCCCATGCTCAACATGTCAAATCTCCCAGCATGCCTTCTACAGCTCAGCCACAGCCATTTTACCCAGGTAAACAGGCACAGAAACCTGGCCAGATACTTCAGGCTGTTGTTCCATCTAATCAGGCTGACTATAGATTGCAGAATCAAACTCCTGGCTCTCTAGCCCAGACTGTCTCAATGACTTCTCTTCCGCTTATGACCCCACTGAACCAGGGCCCGTCACCTGTCATGACTCCAGCAGCAGGAAGCACTCATGTGCTTGGATTAGTTCCTCAGCCTGTGGATGGCAGAGGGCTTCCCATCAGCCAGCCGGAGCATGTTCAGGGGCTTTTACAGCAGTCCAGCATCAACGCCGCTCTAGGGACTGTGTCAGCCACAGCTGTTGCTTCACAGGCACCAGTGCCGCTCATTCAGCCAGCAGTAACTGTGTCTGTCAGCCCCCATGCTGTGGTCCCTGGTGTGCAAAATGTGCCTGTTGTTATGTCCAGTGCCTCTAATACCCCCCAGAGCATGCCAAAACAGACTCCGGTCCCTGTTGTACCGCCCCAACAGAACCAGCCTCAGGTAGTCCACAGCGGTTCAGTAGTAGGACTGGGTGCACAGACTACCCCCACTATCTTTAGCCAGCTTCCCACTGGCATTGCCCAGGCCGATGAGAACCAGAGGAAGTCTGATATGCTGCTTCAGAGTTCTGTTCTCATAGGAAAAGATGCCATCAAACCCCTGAATCCTGAGGGCTTGCAGCTTCCCACACCTGCTGTCAACAGCCTGTTTGGAATAGCTATTCCTATTGATGGGGATGAGGACAG AGCGGATTTGTCTGACACACAAACTCGCACGTGA
- the tsc22d2 gene encoding TSC22 domain family protein 2 isoform X3, whose product MSKMPSKKKSCFQITSVTQAQVAANSITDDTESLDDPDESRTEDMSSSEIYDMSKGGDFEPEACDVSLSDEPLHNEAETAGASAQDVPITTVPGSRNTSAVHINPNVRAVSGAAGQMSPASVSSQTSPLVASNTPSSTSQASSVSSSATVSSCSSRFRVIKLDHGTGEPFKRGRWTCTEFYERDTDASSSGRTADNIKHAGTTDHSADRDGLGVTGGSVAAHISLSTLAAEPHTDSGYVSAPSNPPVDLQKQTFGILQQGLGLVAQNLFGDAHAQHVKSPSMPSTAQPQPFYPGKQAQKPGQILQAVVPSNQADYRLQNQTPGSLAQTVSMTSLPLMTPLNQGPSPVMTPAAGSTHVLGLVPQPVDGRGLPISQPEHVQGLLQQSSINAALGTVSATAVASQAPVPLIQPAVTVSVSPHAVVPGVQNVPVVMSSASNTPQSMPKQTPVPVVPPQQNQPQVVHSGSVVGLGAQTTPTIFSQLPTGIAQADENQRKSDMLLQSSVLIGKDAIKPLNPEGLQLPTPAVNSLFGIAIPIDGDEDRIMPMDDIIVHRDG is encoded by the exons ATGTCTAAAATGCCGTCGAAAAAGAAGAGCTGCTTCCAGATCACGAGCGTAACGCAGGCGCAGGTGGCGGCAAACAGCATCACGGACGACACAGAGAGTTTGGACGACCCGGACGAGTCAAGAACTGAGGACATGTCTTCCTCTGAGATATATGACATGTCCAAAGGTGGGGATTTCGAGCCGGAAGCGTGTGACGTCAGTTTGTCGGACGAACCCCTACATAACGAAGCTGAAACAGCTGGCGCGAGCGCCCAAGATGTTCCCATAACGACGGTACCTGGTTCTCGTAATACAAGTGCTGTTCACATAAACCCAAATGTTCGTGCAGTCAGTGGGGCAGCTGGCCAAATGAGCCCTGCCTCCGTATCTTCCCAGACTTCACCTTTAGTTGCATCTAACACACCATCCAGCACGTCACAGGCATCATCAGTTAGCAGTTCTGCCACAGTAAGTAGTTGCAGTTCCCGATTCAGGGTCATCAAATTAGATCATGGTACAGGTGAACCCTTTAAAAGAGGTAGGTGGACTTGCACTGAGTTTTATGAACGAGATACGGATGCTTCCTCGTCTGGTCGGACTGCAGATAATATTAAACATGCTGGCACCACAGACCACAGCGCGGACAGGGATGGACTAGGAGTCACAGGAGGTTCGGTGGCTGCACATATTTCGCTTTCAACACTTGCAGCAGAACCACATACTGATAGTGGTTATGTATCTGCACCATCAAACCCTCCTGTGGACCTTCAAAAGCAAACTTTTGGCATTTTGCAGCAGGGATTAGGGCTTGTAGCCCAGAACCTTTTCGGTGATGCCCATGCTCAACATGTCAAATCTCCCAGCATGCCTTCTACAGCTCAGCCACAGCCATTTTACCCAGGTAAACAGGCACAGAAACCTGGCCAGATACTTCAGGCTGTTGTTCCATCTAATCAGGCTGACTATAGATTGCAGAATCAAACTCCTGGCTCTCTAGCCCAGACTGTCTCAATGACTTCTCTTCCGCTTATGACCCCACTGAACCAGGGCCCGTCACCTGTCATGACTCCAGCAGCAGGAAGCACTCATGTGCTTGGATTAGTTCCTCAGCCTGTGGATGGCAGAGGGCTTCCCATCAGCCAGCCGGAGCATGTTCAGGGGCTTTTACAGCAGTCCAGCATCAACGCCGCTCTAGGGACTGTGTCAGCCACAGCTGTTGCTTCACAGGCACCAGTGCCGCTCATTCAGCCAGCAGTAACTGTGTCTGTCAGCCCCCATGCTGTGGTCCCTGGTGTGCAAAATGTGCCTGTTGTTATGTCCAGTGCCTCTAATACCCCCCAGAGCATGCCAAAACAGACTCCGGTCCCTGTTGTACCGCCCCAACAGAACCAGCCTCAGGTAGTCCACAGCGGTTCAGTAGTAGGACTGGGTGCACAGACTACCCCCACTATCTTTAGCCAGCTTCCCACTGGCATTGCCCAGGCCGATGAGAACCAGAGGAAGTCTGATATGCTGCTTCAGAGTTCTGTTCTCATAGGAAAAGATGCCATCAAACCCCTGAATCCTGAGGGCTTGCAGCTTCCCACACCTGCTGTCAACAGCCTGTTTGGAATAGCTATTCCTATTGATGGGGATGAGGACAG GATTATGCCGATGGATGATATCATCGTCCATCGTGATGGCTGA
- the tsc22d2 gene encoding TSC22 domain family protein 2 isoform X5, translated as MSKMPSKKKSCFQITSVTQAQVAANSITDDTESLDDPDESRTEDMSSSEIYDMSKGGDFEPEACDVSLSDEPLHNEAETAGASAQDVPITTVPGSRNTSAVHINPNVRAVSGAAGQMSPASVSSQTSPLVASNTPSSTSQASSVSSSATVSSCSSRFRVIKLDHGTGEPFKRGRWTCTEFYERDTDASSSGRTADNIKHAGTTDHSADRDGLGVTGGSVAAHISLSTLAAEPHTDSGYVSAPSNPPVDLQKQTFGILQQGLGLVAQNLFGDAHAQHVKSPSMPSTAQPQPFYPGKQAQKPGQILQAVVPSNQADYRLQNQTPGSLAQTVSMTSLPLMTPLNQGPSPVMTPAAGSTHVLGLVPQPVDGRGLPISQPEHVQGLLQQSSINAALGTVSATAVASQAPVPLIQPAVTVSVSPHAVVPGVQNVPVVMSSASNTPQSMPKQTPVPVVPPQQNQPQVVHSGSVVGLGAQTTPTIFSQLPTGIAQADENQRKSDMLLQSSVLIGKDAIKPLNPEGLQLPTPAVNSLFGIAIPIDGDEDRVFTA; from the coding sequence ATGTCTAAAATGCCGTCGAAAAAGAAGAGCTGCTTCCAGATCACGAGCGTAACGCAGGCGCAGGTGGCGGCAAACAGCATCACGGACGACACAGAGAGTTTGGACGACCCGGACGAGTCAAGAACTGAGGACATGTCTTCCTCTGAGATATATGACATGTCCAAAGGTGGGGATTTCGAGCCGGAAGCGTGTGACGTCAGTTTGTCGGACGAACCCCTACATAACGAAGCTGAAACAGCTGGCGCGAGCGCCCAAGATGTTCCCATAACGACGGTACCTGGTTCTCGTAATACAAGTGCTGTTCACATAAACCCAAATGTTCGTGCAGTCAGTGGGGCAGCTGGCCAAATGAGCCCTGCCTCCGTATCTTCCCAGACTTCACCTTTAGTTGCATCTAACACACCATCCAGCACGTCACAGGCATCATCAGTTAGCAGTTCTGCCACAGTAAGTAGTTGCAGTTCCCGATTCAGGGTCATCAAATTAGATCATGGTACAGGTGAACCCTTTAAAAGAGGTAGGTGGACTTGCACTGAGTTTTATGAACGAGATACGGATGCTTCCTCGTCTGGTCGGACTGCAGATAATATTAAACATGCTGGCACCACAGACCACAGCGCGGACAGGGATGGACTAGGAGTCACAGGAGGTTCGGTGGCTGCACATATTTCGCTTTCAACACTTGCAGCAGAACCACATACTGATAGTGGTTATGTATCTGCACCATCAAACCCTCCTGTGGACCTTCAAAAGCAAACTTTTGGCATTTTGCAGCAGGGATTAGGGCTTGTAGCCCAGAACCTTTTCGGTGATGCCCATGCTCAACATGTCAAATCTCCCAGCATGCCTTCTACAGCTCAGCCACAGCCATTTTACCCAGGTAAACAGGCACAGAAACCTGGCCAGATACTTCAGGCTGTTGTTCCATCTAATCAGGCTGACTATAGATTGCAGAATCAAACTCCTGGCTCTCTAGCCCAGACTGTCTCAATGACTTCTCTTCCGCTTATGACCCCACTGAACCAGGGCCCGTCACCTGTCATGACTCCAGCAGCAGGAAGCACTCATGTGCTTGGATTAGTTCCTCAGCCTGTGGATGGCAGAGGGCTTCCCATCAGCCAGCCGGAGCATGTTCAGGGGCTTTTACAGCAGTCCAGCATCAACGCCGCTCTAGGGACTGTGTCAGCCACAGCTGTTGCTTCACAGGCACCAGTGCCGCTCATTCAGCCAGCAGTAACTGTGTCTGTCAGCCCCCATGCTGTGGTCCCTGGTGTGCAAAATGTGCCTGTTGTTATGTCCAGTGCCTCTAATACCCCCCAGAGCATGCCAAAACAGACTCCGGTCCCTGTTGTACCGCCCCAACAGAACCAGCCTCAGGTAGTCCACAGCGGTTCAGTAGTAGGACTGGGTGCACAGACTACCCCCACTATCTTTAGCCAGCTTCCCACTGGCATTGCCCAGGCCGATGAGAACCAGAGGAAGTCTGATATGCTGCTTCAGAGTTCTGTTCTCATAGGAAAAGATGCCATCAAACCCCTGAATCCTGAGGGCTTGCAGCTTCCCACACCTGCTGTCAACAGCCTGTTTGGAATAGCTATTCCTATTGATGGGGATGAGGACAG
- the pfn2b gene encoding profilin-2 isoform X1, producing the protein MSSWQSYVDNLMSDGSCQDSAIVGCNSDSKYVWAAQEGGTFINITPTEIDVLVGKDRESFFTSGLTLGSKKCSVIRDSLLVDNDWTMDIRTKSQGGEPTYNITVGKAAKALVIVMGKEGTHGGLLNKKAFQMAEYLRKSGY; encoded by the exons ATGTCGTCATGGCAGAGCTACGTGGATAACCTGATGTCGGATGGCAGCTGCCAGGACTCCGCCATTGTTGGGTGCAACTCGGACTCTAAATACGTGTGGGCAGCGCAGGAGGGGGGAACGTTCATAAACATCACG CCAACAGAAATCGATGTCCTAGTAGGGAAAGACCGAGAAAGTTTCTTCACCAGTGGCCTAACTTTAGGTTCAAAGAAGTGCTCGGTTATCCGAGACAGTCTCCTAGTCGACAATGATTGGACAATGGACATAAGGACGAAGAGTCAAGGAGGAGAGCCAACATACAACATTACTGTCGGTAAAGCTGCCAAAG CATTGGTTATAGTCATGGGCAAGGAAGGTACCCATGGAGGGCTGCTCAACAAGAAAGCGTTTCAAATGGCTGAATACCTGAGGAAATCTGGATATTAA
- the pfn2b gene encoding profilin-2 isoform X2, which translates to MSSWQSYVDNLMSDGSCQDSAIVGCNSDSKYVWAAQEGGTFINITPTEIDVLVGKDRESFFTSGLTLGSKKCSVIRDSLLVDNDWTMDIRTKSQGGEPTYNITVGKAAKVLVLVMGKEGVHGGGLNKKAYSMAKYLRDSGF; encoded by the exons ATGTCGTCATGGCAGAGCTACGTGGATAACCTGATGTCGGATGGCAGCTGCCAGGACTCCGCCATTGTTGGGTGCAACTCGGACTCTAAATACGTGTGGGCAGCGCAGGAGGGGGGAACGTTCATAAACATCACG CCAACAGAAATCGATGTCCTAGTAGGGAAAGACCGAGAAAGTTTCTTCACCAGTGGCCTAACTTTAGGTTCAAAGAAGTGCTCGGTTATCCGAGACAGTCTCCTAGTCGACAATGATTGGACAATGGACATAAGGACGAAGAGTCAAGGAGGAGAGCCAACATACAACATTACTGTCGGTAAAGCTGCCAAAG TCTTGGTTCTTGTAATGGGCAAAGAAGGGGTCCACGGAGGCGGCTTGAATAAGAAGGCATATTCAATGGCAAAATACTTGAGAGATTCAGGATTTTAG